The sequence GCATCTTCCATATCGGCGGCGATGTGACGTATTCGTACCGCGAGATATTGAACATGATATTTCTCGGCGCGGGGAAACCGCCGCGTCCCAAATTGCCGGTGCCGTGGTTTCTGGCGCGGCCGTTTGTGGCGCTGCTCGGCCGCTTCCCGGCGTTTCCCGCAACCGCGGAACAGATCGACATGCTGCTGGAGGGGAACACCATTCCCGAAAACGAATTCAAAAAGGTTTTTGGCATTGCCCCAATTCCGCTCACCGTGGAAAATCTCGCCTACCTGAAAAAATACGCCTGATCACGCCGCCTTAATAGACGATGCGGGTTTTGTGGCCGGTGCCGCGGCAGCGCGGGCAGGTCATCGTCACTTTGAATTTGTTCCGTATCACGCCGTAGCCGTCGCACATCGGGCATTGGTTGCTTTCCACCGTGATCTTCGGGACGCGGAGGTGCTTGAAGTCCGGCGCCCAGACCTGCTCTTTTTTAATGCGGCCTTTCACGAACGACATATCGTGTTTCGCGGGGCGTTTGGGGGCGGGAGCGGCCGCATCCCGGTCCGGCTTTATTGTTTCCGCCTCTTTCATCAGCGTTTCGTAGGCCTCGTGTATCATCATGAAATAATCGACATCAAATTTTCCCCGGTCGGGGTGGAAGTGGAAGGCGAGCTTTTTGTACGCTTTTTTGATCTCTTCCTTGGTCGCGCCGCGACGCACCTTCAGCAGCTTGTGGCAGTCCATCCTGCCATGATTATACGGTAATCAGAGGTTGAGCGTGGCGTCGGCGAGCGTTCCCCGCACCGGGAAATAGTATTTGCCGTCCGGCTTGCGGTGCTTGCCGTACAGCGCTTCCAGCGCCCCGGAAAGCGAACCCCGCGGCGCGAAGACCACCGCGCCTTCCAGCGGGGAGTTGCCGATATCGTCTTTCAGGGCCGCGTTCGCGCGCAGTTCCATGTTCCCCATGTTGGTGGCGATGCCGCACTCTTTAGTGACCAGCCGTTTGCCGCCGGCCGTTATCACGCAGCGGGCCTCCTTCGGCGTGAAGCCGGCGAGAAAGGCCGCCCACTGTCCGCCGCGTTTCACCGAAAGGCCGTTTAACCGGAAATCGGCCTTTCCCTCCAGCGCCGACGGCGTCATCGGGTGGAAGGTGAAGGCCGCGCCGCCGTCCAGCGTGGCGGCTATGGGCATCGGATTGCCGGCAACTTTCAGCGCCGCGCGGTCTATGGGAAAGTTGTCGGCCACGGCATGCAGTTTGACATCGGCGGAGAAGAGGGAGGGGGCGATGTCGAGGTGGAGCCGTCCCTCGCCGGAGGAAGCCTTGAGATGGAATGATGGGTGGAGAAACAGGAATTTCCAAACGGCGGCGCTGGCGCGCAGTTCGTCCACTTCGATGGTGGATGCGCTGCCCCAGTGCATCAGCCGCACATTCGCCATTGTCACCGCGAACGGGAAGGAAAGCTCCATCTGGCCGATGGTCAACTCCATCCCTTGCCGGCGCGCGGCCTGCGTCAATTTGTCGCGCACCGTTTCGGCGTCGAGGTTCAGCACGACCATCGCGGCGATCAGGTAGAGTCCGATGACCGATCCGGCGATGGCGATAAGCGTTTTTTTCATCCGGGGGCGTGCCGCCACAAAGCGCCACGCGCCCCTTGCGGCGCGGCGGGCGGCGGTATCGGCGGCCATCACAACTCTTTGGCGAAGGTGATTTCGGCGTTGACGTTGCTCCGGTTTTCGTAATTGACCGTGATGCGTCCCCGATGCACGCCGATTCCCGCGCTGCTGTCAAAAACCCCTTGCAGGAAATCGGTCAGCCGCGGGTAGGGTATTTTTTCGATGGTGGCGGTTACTTCGTCCTGTCGGCCGGTTTTTGGGTTTACGGACGGGGTTAGTTTTGTTATGAATTTGTTTGCGCCGAGGCGCGCGGCGATATTTTGGATATCGTCGGCCACCGGGCCGCCGGCGGGGGCGTCCTGTTTCAGCGCCGGGGGAATTTGCGCGGAAAGCGCTATATAGCGGTCCGCCAATTCGCTTGTCTTGGTCAAATCCTGCCGCGCCGCGCGGATTTTGCGGTCGAGCAGCGCCGATGTTTCCTGAAGCGGCATGATGACGCCGCCGATGAGCACCCAGAGGCCGAGAAGGGAGGCGATGCCGATCAATA is a genomic window of Nitrospinota bacterium containing:
- a CDS encoding type II secretion system protein M; this encodes MIIPARTKRTAVLIGIASLLGLWVLIGGVIMPLQETSALLDRKIRAARQDLTKTSELADRYIALSAQIPPALKQDAPAGGPVADDIQNIAARLGANKFITKLTPSVNPKTGRQDEVTATIEKIPYPRLTDFLQGVFDSSAGIGVHRGRITVNYENRSNVNAEITFAKEL
- the gspN gene encoding type II secretion system protein GspN; this translates as MAADTAARRAARGAWRFVAARPRMKKTLIAIAGSVIGLYLIAAMVVLNLDAETVRDKLTQAARRQGMELTIGQMELSFPFAVTMANVRLMHWGSASTIEVDELRASAAVWKFLFLHPSFHLKASSGEGRLHLDIAPSLFSADVKLHAVADNFPIDRAALKVAGNPMPIAATLDGGAAFTFHPMTPSALEGKADFRLNGLSVKRGGQWAAFLAGFTPKEARCVITAGGKRLVTKECGIATNMGNMELRANAALKDDIGNSPLEGAVVFAPRGSLSGALEALYGKHRKPDGKYYFPVRGTLADATLNL
- a CDS encoding DnaJ domain-containing protein — encoded protein: MDCHKLLKVRRGATKEEIKKAYKKLAFHFHPDRGKFDVDYFMMIHEAYETLMKEAETIKPDRDAAAPAPKRPAKHDMSFVKGRIKKEQVWAPDFKHLRVPKITVESNQCPMCDGYGVIRNKFKVTMTCPRCRGTGHKTRIVY